The genomic segment CGCTGGTGACGTAGCCGGTGGTGCTGAACGCGGATCGGGCCTGAAAGCGCGCCATTTCGCGGGACAGCCCGGTGAGGGTAAGCGCAACCGTCCCGATGCGATTCACGATCACGGAGAGCAGGATGATAATGAGCAGGCCGAGTACCGCAGCCACGTTGGAATCTCCAGTTTAATCTCGGGGATAAGCGCGCCTCGCGGATCATTGTGTGCGGTGGGCGGGGCCATTGCAAGCCGGCGGCCCCACCGCGCGGGCCGGCGTGACATTTTTTGTCGCTTTAGGCCGCACAATGCGCGCAATGGGCCGTCCGGCGCGCTTCGGGAGGCGGCCTCTCCGAGAGGCGTGTCCGCTGTAACCGGTTATTTGTAAACGTTTTGCGCTATTGTGGCAAAAACTGGCATGCCGATTGCCCTGTAAAAGGCGACAGTTGAAGTCAGTCAGCAGGCGGCGCGGACGCCGCCTGGCGCATGGTTTTACAAACTACCAACCGGAGGATTTGCTCATGAAAAAGTCGAACAAAGGTTTCACGCTGATTGAACTGATGATCGTGGTCGCCATTATCGCCATTATCGCGGCGATCGCCATTCCGAACCTGCTTCGTTCGCGGATGCAGTCGAACGAATCGAGCGCGATTGGCAACCTGCGCACCATCGTGGGCGCCGAAGTGGCCTACCACGCCGCGAACTACACCTACACCGCCGCGTTTGCGGACCTGACGGGCGCGACCCCGCCCTTCCTGGACGGCACGTGGGATGGCACGACGAAGAGCGGGTACAACTTCGTGCTCGGCGGCGATGCGAACAACTTCACGGCCAATGCGAACGCCGCGGCCTACGGGACGACCGGCAGCAAGGGCTTCTTCACCGACGCCAGCGGCGTGATCCGCTTCGCGAATGGCGCGGACGCGACGGCCGCGGACGCCCCGATCGGCGAATAACCGAAACGACACACAACGGCGCATGCAGGGTTCAACGCGGGTGGCGAGGCAACAGGCCTCGCCACCCGCGCCTGCTTTTTCGGGATGGCGGGAACGCGGCGGGCCGGGCGGCACGCGTGCCGCCTGGCCCCGCGGTATTGGCGAGTTCAATTGGCGGGTTCGAGTGGGGTGCTGCCTGTGTGGAGCTGGCCATCGGGCGCTTCGATTTCGATCCACAGTGCGTATTCGGCGGGGATGGGGCTGGGCACTTCCACGTGGCCGTGCATGTAGTCGTTT from the Candidatus Hydrogenedentota bacterium genome contains:
- a CDS encoding prepilin-type N-terminal cleavage/methylation domain-containing protein — protein: MKKSNKGFTLIELMIVVAIIAIIAAIAIPNLLRSRMQSNESSAIGNLRTIVGAEVAYHAANYTYTAAFADLTGATPPFLDGTWDGTTKSGYNFVLGGDANNFTANANAAAYGTTGSKGFFTDASGVIRFANGADATAADAPIGE